In Numenius arquata chromosome 1, bNumArq3.hap1.1, whole genome shotgun sequence, the DNA window aaaatattacctGACGTTTCAGTTGAACCCAAATgcccttttcttttgcttcctttttcttcttttcattctccTTCACACGCTGCAGAAAGCTGTCTCTGCTCTTGGAATGTTTAATATGCTCAATACGCACATTAATTCTCTTGGCAAGAATCTTGCCCCTAGGAAAGGAAATCAGTTTTTATTCTACTGCACTTGAAAAAAATGCTACTTCAAAGCTAGTGTTACAACCTTTATATAAGTAACTACATAAGCTCAATTACAGATAGTTTTTCTTTAAAGGGCAATCTCTCAAAATACACTGCTGCAGATGCAAATCAGATAACATATATAACTGCAAGCTTATCAATATATAACAATGTGCAGACAATTTATGATTAAGATTGTGGAGATCATTTTAACCTTGTGGCATATAAACAAAGAATTGTTATTACCACTCTACACCAGTGCAGCTCCTGGAAAAAACTCCCAACTTGTCCTTTTCTGactataatatttaaaaaaaggcttCAGTACCAATATGAAAGTCAGATGAAAATCCCCATTAGGTAGAATAAAACAGACTATTTCAGTTCGAAGGGACCCACgatgatcacctagtccaactgcctgaccaattcagggctgaccaagttaaagcatgttattaagggtgttgtccaaatgcctcttcaacactaacaggcttggggcatcaactacctctctaggaagcctgtttcagtgtttgaccaccctctcggtaaagaaatgcttcctcatgtccagtctgaacctcccctggagcagctctgaaccattcccacacgtcctgtcactggataccagggagaagagattaAGGTAACGTCACTTCAGGTGCcgctcagaaaaataaaaactgtttccTCTGACAGGATCCAAGTCAAACGAGCATCATTTGCTTGGGTTATAAAAAGGATATACACTTTACCCACCTTGAACGACCAATCAAGACAATAACTGTCTAACTGGCAAAGTGAAAGGAGGGTGCAATTACAGGTCAACTTTCCCAAATACAAAGTTTCAATAGACGGAACTTCATTACTTACTTGACCTGCTTGTTAACAATAATGCCAACAGCGTGCTGAGTAACATTATATACCCTTCCAGTCTTGCCGTGGTAACACTTATGGGGCATACCTTTTTGAACAGTACCCATACCCTATTAAGAGATTAAGAATAAAGTGTAAActtgaagctggaaaaaaaaattaagcaaaatcaAGTATTATTctttcaaaagttatttaaagtacatatttaaaataatttaagattgatttaaaaatactcttACTTTATTTGTACATTAGAATTTACAACCATGCATTTTATATCTGGAGACCACCAAATTTTGCTATGACAATTCTGGTTGCTTTCAGCGTCGGTGAAATGACTGATCACTTTGCTTTCAGCAAGCAATCAACAGAAGACAATCATCATCAAGCTCCAGTATGTCAAGAACTGTTAATTCTGAACAGTGCAGTTCTCCAAGAGTCAAATAACAAGCAAATTACACACCATCTTATGTGTCATTGTTACAAAAACTCTGCATTGCAAAGGAAACTAAAGATTCAATGAAGTAGGAATCCTTGGTGAAAGGCTTTCAGAGTCACTACAGCAATTCTGAAAGTACAGATGACTTTAAAGGACATGTTCTAGAAAAGACCAAGTGAAATGGGATGTGCTGCTTCACCTTGTTTCCCCTGTATTAATATCCATGATGTATCCTTACATCTATTTCTTGGTTTCTAGTTTTAATGTGACTCTGCAATCACCATCCCTGTACATACTTATTTTAAGTCTAGTGCTACAATGACACAGAGACATCGATATAACTACCAGCTACACCACCATAAACTATGGCTCTTCTGAATAGCAGGTGCAAATCCAGCAAAAAAGAACATCTACTAAAATGACACCCGGGGTTTCTATGACAGTAGCACTGGTAGGCACCATACAGCAACCAGAATGTTAGATATGGCATCTTTCACTAACTTTTTTCAGCTGAATACACAGTAATGGAGCACAGccgaatatataaaatatatagacacacatacatataaaaaacccacataaaccAGCATGTGATGCCGAAGCATCGCTATTGTTTTCAGTAGCGCTATTATTCCATTACTGCTTCAAAAGTGAGCAGTGGGTACTTGTGCTGACACACATGACACAAGTAAAGAAAAGAACAGGAAGACTACCTCAAGAAATTGGAGGCTGTAAAGGACTACACTGCCTTAGCTTTTAATTACATAGCACTGTAGAAAGTACCTTGATATCAACTATATCACCCTTCTTGTAGATGCGCATATAGGTAGCCAGAGGGACAACTCCTGTTAAGAGATACAAATTTGGATACTTATGAAGCTCAAAatttcacacacaaaaatggGGTAAGGGGCACAGATCATGCATTTAAtaaagttttcttaaaaatacttcaagTTTAAATTCAAAAACATTGAACTAAGAAACTACCTTTAAGCAGTAATTATCTCTTCAATGCACTcccaattttaaataaaaccaactcATGAAAAATTACAGCTTTAATATCATTCCAAAGGCAGAAGTTGAAAAGACATTACAACTATTTACTGCTTCATTATGAACACAGTTGTTATCCCTGCTCGTTACTTAGAGGCAAACAGTACATTTAAAATAAGTAactgttgaaatattttcttcacctcACCTCCAAATTCATTTTTAAGCACTGACAGAATTAGCACTGTTACCAATGCATACTGTAAGAGCTGAGAGTTTACTTGCATAACGTTCTACAGTTTTCAGCCCAAGTTCTCAGATACCCTTTGAAACAAGCCATTGTTTTACAAATGCTACTTAGGGACTGTTGACATCCAACAGGTAAGTAACAGAGTTCTTATTACAAGGTATACTCACCATGCTTGCGAAACGGCCTTGAGAACATATAACGTGtccccctcctctttccctttgtgTTCGTCATTTTGGTTGATTActgcaaaaataaatgcaaatttttcagAACTACGAGTTCATTCACTAAAAATCTGACCGATGGCATTTCCAgacatttcaaaaaaattaagtctttaaTCGTATTCAGAATGACACCACTTCCAAACTGCTGGGTCAATTCAAGCAATGTTGTTAGTTTTTAAGTccacagaaaacagtatttcaagGATCACAGGGTAACTCAGATTAAAATGGATGCTAACAAGTCACCTAGCTCACCCTTCTGCTTAAAAGCAAGGTCTActatgagatcagaccaggtgACTCAGGGCTTTGTTCACTCAGGTCTTGAAACCCTTCAGGGATGGAGAGAGACTACTGCACTACCTCCCCTGGCAGCCTGTTTTGAGGACTGGCTGTCCTCATGACAAAAAACTTTTCCCTTATAGCCAGCGTGAGCTTCTCATTTTGACTTGAGCCAGTCGTCTCCTATACTGCCATGTGCCCCCACACCAGGACCCATCTTCTTGGTAAGAGTGCTTTTAGGTGTCCCCCAAAGCCACCTCTGCTCCAGGCCGAGTTAAGTTCCCTCGCCCTCTCTCCATAAAGCGTCTAAAAGGGAAGATCTCCACTAGCGGGTTTACTGGTCACCACTACACCCGGCACAAGCCACGCACACCGCACAGGCCGACGCGGACGCTAGCCACCATGCACGTTAGTGAGGCCCGAGTCTCGCCGCAGCCGGGGGCCCCCACCCCAATGCCCGCCCTAGGGAGCTGCCCCAGCCGCCCGGCCTGCACagggctgcccccggcccccgACATCccgcggcggccgcggggcccaCAGAGCCCGCCGCCACGTGCCGCCGACTCGGCGGAGCCCcactgctctgctccctccccgccGCTGGCCCCGACGGCCGcctgcctcccttcctcctcttctccatccctcAGCAGCCTCCCGgtccagcctggccctggccagGGCCCGGCGCCCCGCACCGCGGCCTGCAGGCCTCGGCCTTCCGGCTCCTTTAGCCTCGCCACCCCCCTCTCGCCCCAACAAGGCCGTGCCACCCGCAGCCGCAGCCGGcggcctcccgccccgccgctaGCGCGGCCCGTCCGCCTTTCCCCCGGCACCCGGAGCCGCGGAGGCACCTGAGGCCGGCGAGCGAGGCTCGGCGCACCTCCCGGCGTGTAGCTACAAAATGGCGGCTGGGGGCGAAAAGGAGGAGGCGGCGCCGCGGCCGCCCTTAACAGCGGGGCCTTGGCGGGGCTGCCCGCGCCGCGCCTGACTGAAAGTCCTGGGGAGGCGCCCGCCTGCCCGCCTGCCcgcctccctgcctccctgcctccctgcGGTAAATCTGGTGAAGGGAGCGTTGGTCCGCCCAGTTGATCGCGATAAACAACCACGGAACTCCGCCGGTAGAAGTTTGACCCTTTCACTAAAGCAGGGATAAACGctaatttttagtttgtttttttcatgattGCGCCGTGAGACGGCACTAGGAGAGGTTTGGTGTCGGGGAAGCGGGAAGACGAGGCAGGTGCCGGTCAGGGATCCAGAGGGGTGCGTTGTGTGGTGGAGCGGCTGGGCCACCGTCCGTAAGGAGTTGTGCTTAGTAATGTAAAATATAAACAGCCAAGCAGTTGGTTTACGACATTGAAGAAGTACACGGAATTTTAaatcataaatcatagaattgtctaggttggaagggacctttaagatcatctagtccaaccatcagcctaactcctaagaaaaaaacatcaccatgtcactaagcactatgtccacccgtcttttgaatacctccagggatggtgtctcaaccacttccctgggcagcccattccaatgcttaataaccctttcagagtaaaaatttttcctaaaatccaatctgaacctcccctggcacaacttgaggccacttcctcttgtcctatggcctgtgacttgggagaagagaccgacccccgcctctccacaccctcctttcaggtagttgcagagagcaataaggtctcccctcagtctccttttctctaaactgaacaaccccagctccctcagcctctcctcataagacttgttctccaatGTGCAGGAATGTGAGCCTCCTCCTACCGTTTGTCAGTCAGAGCTGCCTGACTGGAGATGCAGGTAGTCCCGGGCAGGAAAGCACGGTGGGAGAAGCAAACCAACAGCAGAAGTGAAGAGGCTGCTCTTCTTATTATAATGGCATAATCTCCCATATTTATGTGGCAGATGATTCCACAAAGATAAATAAAGTATGGATTCTGAACAAGGAGCCTTTATACGGCCACAGGTCATACCAGCTGTGCGGTGCCTGGAAATGAAGCAGGGCAGTGAGCAGCTTCTCGGCCTGATGGCGTGACTCACTCCCTGTGTGCATCCTCGATATTGGAGCAGATGGGAATTGTCATGGGAAGCTGATGGCAGGTGGGAGTGAGTCAAAAGAGGgcctccctcccctgccaaaCACGCAGGGGCAGCTCAAAACTTGTCTCGGCAACAAGTTGCCCCACTGCaggaatttttgttttgaatggaAGGAGCACTTATTTAATTTAGGGGAGGGATGATTACTTAAAGTGgcatataaaaacatatttgattCTCTGACTAACTTCACAGTTATTCTGGTGTTGTCTTGCAAAACTTAAGCTTAAGCTCTTTCTATCATTTTAAAGCTAGTTTAATATTTATGGGTTGCAAGAATGGATATGGAGGATTAAATACACTATCAGGTTCTGCCTGCAAAGCTAGCTGGCAGGGCATGTTATGGCAGACAATGGCCCTGTCTCCACATGAAATCTCTTGGAGTGAAGtgttatatttagaaaaaatgtgTCTGTATTCCAGCTCTGCACCATGAAAAATTTAGAATGTACAGCACCTGCTACCTATGCAGGGAAAATCTGTATCATTTCATATGTATTCAGCCTAGGTACCATGAAACTTTTCCAAGTGTGAAGATAGTTATGAGCCTGAACAGCAATTAGGTGGGGAAGCATATTGGCAACAGAGAGATACTTTAGGGAGGATACTGAGCAAAGACAAGACAGGAAGCCAAATGCTAAAAGACATTATTGAATAAAGGAAGACAGGCATTTTTAGTGAGCTGAACACCATACTCTTGCCAGTGATTTACATTGGAGGCAAATCTCCACATCGAGCAGAAGGGAATGGGGAAGAAACTCCACATGTTGAAACTCATGTCCACACGTAGAGCATGTAAGTGTAATTCATAAGGGAGCAGTAACTGTGAACATAATTGAACTCTGCTTTGTTTGGAGCCAAGTAAGACATGCAGGATTTGCTACATTTTTTCCCTGAATAAGTTGCATGACAGGTTTATTAGaaatttcaataatatttttgttcATAAAATTTACGTTCATTAGCACACTCCCAGGATCCTTCTTTAGCTCCACATTTCAAAGAAATACCATGTTTTACAGTTTGTCTCCACTGAATCATTCACTGGGCATGCTGTCTGGGTCTGCTCCAGAAGTCCTCCTATCTACCACTATTTGATACATGGTTTCCCAGAACTATGTCCTACTGAGCTCTTAAAAGACTGCAGAGCCTTTGTATGTTGCTCACAAAAGGATTTCTTAATAATGGCTGTCTCCAGCAGATAAAGGTGCACAAGTTGTGGGGTGAGTTCTGGTCTGGCAACCGGAGCTAGCAGCCGAGCAGATGTGGGGGAGACTGGCAGCTCTACATTCCAGACTACAGGTGCTTCCCTTACTGCCCTGCCTCGTCCCCTCAGAAACCCAGACTAAACTGCTCTTGCATGATCAAACTGCAGTTGTAGGATCCGGATTCCCATTTCTCCTTGGTTGTACAGCAAACGCCACGTTTGGTTCTGCTTCAGAAACACCACATCCTCAAGACTGGGGTGAACGTGAGTGGCAACACCCAGCTTAACCTGAAGATTGAAAACCCGTGAAGGTCCCAGGCTGGTGCTCCACCCATTAATGCACTCTGGAAATCTTACTACCCCATGGTAGGCTGAGTTTCCCTCCTACTGTCCCTGGCTTGGAGGCACAGCAAGGCAGGGAAAGCAACTTGAAAGGGAGGGCTCATTAGAAGTCAGAGGAGCGGGGACTCACAGTGGGGATAAACATCACTTTGTTTTTCAGAGTGGAAAGTACcgtgccaaaaaaccccaaaaacatttCCCATTCCCAAGCTCCCATAGCCAGGATTCTGTTATCTTCTCTGGGAGAGCCCCGTTTTGTTTCTGAcacttctctgcagcatctgccTGGACAACAGCTCTCTCTAAAGAATAAATGCACTATGACAATTCTGCACATGGGGTTGTCAGGAATCCTTCACTGAAATTTTACTGCACAGTGGGATCTGGCTCACTCCTACGCTTAGAGGACCAAATGATACACACAGAGATCTCGACTGTGACATTCCATTTGTATTAGGTTTTTCAGCAGGAGTGTGGAAGGAATTTAGATTAATGAGAGTTTGTAAAGGGCTCTgaggtgaaaaatgaaaaatattcccctTCAGTAGGGTGTAGGTCTCCCGTGTCTCACTTAATGCAttcattacatgaaaaaaaaaaaagatagctgaTTATGACTGGAGcaaaattttaacagaaataacTGAGAATAGGTGTTAAACAAAGAGGATTGAAATCTGCAGTTCCTCTTGTGGTAACACTGCAAAACCAAGAGCCTAAATTGAAAATCAAGAGTGTGAAGCTAATTAGTTACCCCATGGCAGGCTCCCATCCCATCCGTAGAACCGCAGCATCCACCCTGTGCTTTTGATCAAAAAGTTACTGACCAAAGTCACCTGTGTCACCTCTTAAGTTGACCCTGTTCCTCCATTGTCAGCTTGTTCCAAAAGGATCTTGTTATGTGCCATCTCAGAGTCCTGGTTCTGTCCTGCTTCTGTCCCCTTTCACGATCTCTGTAGCTCCCCGAGGATTTGAGCTCTAACAACCTTTTTTATTTCTGGTAGTCAGTTCAACTCGTCATCCACAAAACCCATTCTGTAAATATAAGCGTGAGACTAGTTTCATGAGAGTTAAAATCAATAAAATTCGTGTTTAAGCAACCAATCGCCTCTGAAAAATGACTGTGCAGACAAACTCTTTGAATGAGCTCACTGTGGAGTCACAGAAGTGCTAGTACAGGTGGCTGCACTGAGCTGCATCGCCAGTGAGGTGTTCCAAGGAGAGAGGAACGGAAAATAATGACAGCGTGCCTTTGagagaaatgaaaaggcaaaatcTGTATAGACCAAGAATTGTGATGGGGCCCAGCATGTCACACATGGGCAAAAGTTTTCATTACAGTAATGTTACTTATACATTAATTGCTAATTCAAAATGCTACCAGATGCGGGTAGATTGATACTGAAGCCAAACAAATGGCCTTTTTTCCATCATTATCTTGACCTCTgcataaaatctgaaataatgaACAAGTTCTGTCATTCAATGGCTTATTTGAATAACATGGCATTCTACTTGTGTATGTACGTCAATGAACACTGCATTATTAACCGTACAGAAATCGTCAGGAACTTCCAAGGAAGCTGTTGTGTAACCGTGACCAGCTTCTCATGGGTACCAAATAATGTAATCCATTTATCAAActtcatttcaaaagcaattaatGTCCCCTTCCTCCCTTACTAATGGAGTGGCTTCTCAGGAAACTGGTTTCATTAATGTAGCATTTTCTCAAACTTCTTGTGTTACTGCTTTTTTCAGGTCATCTGTCTCTGTGTAACCTCCCCTGAGTCCAGCCCATCGAGACAGGAAAAAGCAACTCCTCATATTGTGAGCATCAGCTTTGCTGTGTATTTAGTTATTTTGACTAAAGGTGATCAGTCACTCGTGTGCTGGCACAGCTGGTAATTACAGATACTTTTTGCTCCTTTCTCATCAAggaactgagctgctgccagcagtaAATCTGCATAATGTGGGGATTTTTGTGGAGATTTTCTTTTGATAATGTATTGAATATATGTATAGAATTAatagtaaaatgtattttaaaaaacctgaTATTTTACAATCCCCCTTAAGCCCTTTGCTAGCCCTGTTGAGAGCTATCaactacagtttaaaaaataactggCTTACTGATTAGGAACATACTGCTATTTTATCATGATTTGTTTATGTCTGATCTTATGTGTACTTCTAGCTGGAAGAACAGCGATgcttgccctttttctttttctgtaattattgaCATAGAAGAATATCCCCTTTACACCTTCCTTTTACTAAGGAAAATAAACCAGGCTCTTGGAGCCTCCAGACACACAGCGGGCTCTGTGCATTTGCTCCCATTCCCACACGTCTCCCTTGAGTATCTGTGATCAGATTTGTACACAACAGACCCAGTTAGCTTACTTACCATGCACTGATTATTTCTGAGAAACTTCCTGTTATTACTGAAGATGATCACAGTCTGTGGAACATGCATCTCCcagggctgatttttttttcttgctgtaaatGTTTCAGTCCTTGCCCTTAACCTGCTATCCAGGAACTAGGAGACAATTTTTTAATCTAATAGACATGCAACAGCAGGCCTCTCAGTGATTTCAGTGGCACAAAGTCAGTTCTTATATATTGGTGACTTTGCTCAGGCAAAACTTTCAGTGTCTTCAAAAAGTTTTTGTCTATAAGTAATAAATAGGACAGAACTGCCCTCTAATCACTTTAAAATAGATTGGccaaaacagaacaaatacaCCTTTAGGAAAAGCTGCAGACTGGCAAGGGCCAGGCTTAGTTGACCTTTTCCTTATCTGATTTCTAGCATGTGACTACTTTATTCACTATAAAGTGTAATTTTAACAGAAGCTCAACCTATGCCAATTGGTTTTTCTAGACAGGCTTAACTCTGGAGCGCAAAGAGATTTAGCTTTAAGTAGATCTGAATATGTGATTTGCGGCTGAAATGTATTATCTGATGTAAAGTATCATATATAAAAACAGTTTATTGTAATGGCACACTAAGTTTGAACTGATGAAATCTCACTGAAACTATATTACAAACCTATTTTTTTGGTGCTATTTCTCAGGagagtttgcagatgatacctaATTGTTGGGAGGTGTCAAATCACTGGAGGGCAGGGCTACTCTTGAGAGGGGCtgagacaggctggagaaatgggctgacggGAACCTTGAAGTTCAGGACAGGCAAATACAaagtcctgcacttggcttggaATAGCCCCAGGCAACAGGGCAGGCTGAGGGCTGGCTGTATGGAAAGGGGCTTTGCTGAAAAGGACCTGAGAGTTCTGGTGGACGACAGCAATATGCCCTTGCTGCAAAGTCAGCTACATCCAGGACTGTACTAGCAAGAGGTtagccagcagggcaagggattCTTCCTCTCATTTGGCAGTTGTGAAACCACATCCAGAGTATTCatcctgttctgggctccccagggcacaagagacatggacatacctggagcaagcccagtggagggccaccaaggTGGTCATGGGGCGGAAGCATGAGAAAAAGCTGGAAGAGCTGGGTTTATTCAactggcagaggagaaggaaatgttatctctctcttctgctgtctCATGGGAGGGTGCAGAGAAAGTAGAGACAGACACCTCTGAGGGGTGCCCAGtagaaggacaagaggcaatggacagaaGTTAGAACACGGGAAATTTCTGActcaatgaaaatgtttttaatgtgaAGGTGGTCAAAAACTCAACTAGGTTGCTCAGAGAGACGGTGGAATTTACACCCTTGGGACTATTTAAAACTCAACACGGCCCTGAGCAACGtgatctaggtggacctgctctgagcaggtgATTGGACTaaagacctccagaggtgccaGAGATTGTTTTGAGTCTATGATTCCAACTTCTCAACATTAGGTGCTGTAGTTTACAAAGGCAACATGCCTGATGGGTGCAACAGCATAAAGTAAAACTGTGGGTGTAATCATTCTCTATTCTATAAATATCCTATGGCATTTTATTAGCATATTGGTGTCTTAGGtatccatttttatttctctgttctaATCAGAGTCATTAACATcattgtttttaattgcttttgaaatggCAAAGAACCTGGTTGGAAGGAAAGGGCTATATAAAATACTGCTAGTTTTATTTCAAGTAAAGGAATGTTTTCTACTTAGTGTTAGCTGAATAACAGTAAGCACAAATTTAAATTTGTCTTCGAACTATGCCAAATTGAATCTGTTTTCCTTTATGAATATATAAAGACAAAGTAGAATGTTTATGATTTTAATAGTGCTACAAAATGCTCTTTTTAATAATGCATGAAGTAACCAGGGTTATTGCAAACTCAAGTACTGAGCAGATTGTAACAATCTTTCAGTAAACATTATTGTCTTACTCTAGATCTACGTATCTTCTGGGTGATGAAAGAAGA includes these proteins:
- the RPL21 gene encoding large ribosomal subunit protein eL21, coding for MTNTKGKRRGTRYMFSRPFRKHGVVPLATYMRIYKKGDIVDIKGMGTVQKGMPHKCYHGKTGRVYNVTQHAVGIIVNKQVKGKILAKRINVRIEHIKHSKSRDSFLQRVKENEKKKKEAKEKGIWVQLKRQPAPPREAHFVRTNGKEPELLEPIPYEFMA